Proteins from a single region of Chryseobacterium sp. W4I1:
- a CDS encoding IS3 family transposase, which translates to MNRQVYYRSIKRHKSSQSKASKVIKLVEDIRVKMPKLGGRKLYFLLKEPLRSLKIERDKFFDILRANHLLIIPKRSYCITTNSHHRFRKHKNLILDYSINKPNQVWVADITYIGNRKKPSYLSLITDAYSKKIVGYHVADNLNTESSLVALRKALKSNNIEKEPLIHHSDRGLQYCSNEYQRILKKHQLKCSMTQNSDPYENAVAERVNGILKQEFDIDKYDIETSLRRTIVNEAIGIYNELRPHFSNHYLTPNQMHKQKEVKMKTYKSKNQSKNKFALV; encoded by the coding sequence TTGAATAGACAAGTCTATTATAGAAGTATCAAACGGCATAAAAGCTCACAAAGCAAAGCTTCGAAAGTGATTAAACTGGTAGAAGATATTCGCGTAAAAATGCCAAAATTAGGAGGCAGGAAGCTGTATTTTCTTTTAAAGGAACCTTTAAGGTCTTTGAAAATAGAGAGGGATAAGTTTTTTGATATTCTGAGAGCTAATCATCTACTCATAATTCCCAAGAGAAGCTATTGTATCACAACGAATTCTCATCATCGATTCAGAAAGCATAAAAACCTGATTCTGGATTATAGTATAAACAAACCCAATCAGGTTTGGGTAGCAGATATTACCTATATCGGGAATAGAAAAAAGCCAAGTTATCTAAGCCTGATAACTGATGCTTATTCCAAGAAAATCGTTGGATATCATGTTGCAGACAACCTTAATACAGAAAGCAGCCTTGTAGCATTGAGAAAGGCATTAAAGAGCAATAACATTGAAAAAGAACCACTGATCCATCATTCTGACAGAGGCTTACAATATTGTTCAAATGAGTATCAAAGGATTTTGAAAAAGCATCAATTAAAATGCAGTATGACACAGAATTCCGACCCTTACGAAAATGCTGTTGCAGAGAGAGTGAATGGTATTTTAAAACAAGAATTTGATATCGATAAATATGATATTGAAACTTCCCTTAGAAGAACAATAGTCAATGAAGCTATTGGAATTTATAATGAATTACGACCTCATTTTTCGAATCATTATTTAACCCCAAATCAAATGCATAAACAAAAAGAAGTCAAAATGAAAACTTATAAAAGCAAAAACCAAAGCAAAAACAAATTTGCTCTGGTTTAA
- a CDS encoding DUF4197 domain-containing protein has translation MRKNILFAAALLLSVSSQAQLLDIIKSTVKTKTGVDLDNPSKPKSSTTTTATTNTTTTTKTSPVNLGSLTSTQISSGLKEALSLGVTDGVKKLALTDGFLKNEAVKILMPEKLRKIDTTLRSLGMGSLADEGVKLLNRAAEDAVTEAAPIFTKAITSMTITDAKNILLSSDNAATNYLQTKTQSQLFTAFQPKVKASLGKVGADTVWKNLISKYNTFTGQSVTTDLNEYVTTETINGVFKMVADKESGIRNTPAMRTTSILQKVFGAQDGK, from the coding sequence ATGAGAAAAAATATTTTATTCGCTGCTGCCCTGTTACTTTCAGTTTCCTCACAGGCACAGCTCTTAGACATTATCAAATCTACCGTTAAAACCAAAACCGGTGTTGACCTTGATAATCCATCAAAACCTAAAAGTTCTACAACAACCACTGCTACAACTAATACCACCACTACTACTAAAACCTCTCCTGTTAATCTGGGAAGTTTAACCTCAACGCAGATTTCTTCAGGATTAAAGGAAGCGTTAAGCCTTGGGGTAACTGATGGTGTGAAGAAACTGGCTTTGACAGACGGATTCTTAAAGAATGAAGCGGTAAAAATCTTAATGCCAGAAAAACTAAGAAAAATTGATACCACACTCCGCTCTCTGGGAATGGGAAGTCTTGCTGATGAAGGAGTAAAATTATTAAACAGAGCTGCTGAGGATGCGGTAACAGAAGCCGCTCCTATTTTTACCAAAGCCATTACTTCAATGACGATCACGGATGCTAAAAATATTTTATTAAGCAGTGATAATGCAGCGACCAATTATTTACAGACCAAAACACAAAGTCAGTTGTTTACAGCCTTCCAGCCAAAGGTAAAAGCTTCATTGGGAAAAGTGGGTGCAGATACGGTATGGAAAAACCTGATTTCAAAGTACAATACTTTTACAGGACAGTCTGTAACGACCGATCTTAATGAATATGTTACCACTGAAACTATTAACGGGGTATTCAAGATGGTAGCTGACAAGGAAAGCGGAATCCGAAATACTCCGGCAATGAGAACAACTTCTATTTTACAGAAGGTTTTTGGGGCGCAGGATGGGAAATAA
- a CDS encoding family 20 glycosylhydrolase, which translates to MRRFLFIFSALFSTAFSAQKRPNLIPYPQSVTMQNGKFVIPETLILNDKLPKEETEYLKKRLGSMVKFQSSSSTEKVHVMHMLVPQPKVPINPEGDKEKYTIDISPKRIFISSYTKQGYFLALQTLIQLFEEHKEDREIPTMEISDSPKFAWRGMHLDVCRHFFNVDEVKQYIDYLAMYKLNTFHWHLTDDQGWRIEIKKYPKLTQIGSKRKESMMGAYVDNTFDGKPYGPYFYTQEQIKEVIKYAQQRHITIVPEIEMPGHALAALSAYPELACTKGPFEAATKWGVFDDVFCPKEETFTFLENVLDEVIALFPSQYIHIGGDECPKTRWKECAHCQELIKKNNLKDEHGLQSYFIQRIEKYVNSKGRKIIGWDEILEGGLAPNAAVMSWTGVNGGIEAAKSGHFAVMTPGAYCYFDHYQGDPQSEPNAFGGFTPLDKVYSYNPVPAELNAEQAKYIMGVQANLWTEYITDFKQVQYMIFPRLMALSEVGWGTADPKNYKEFEDRVINQFKVLDQMKVNYAKSIYNISSKVIPANNGISYELTVSQDPKGIRYTTDGTEPSINSQVYQGPIAVSKSLTVKSAYFADGKLKSAVSSQEFTISKTTGKKITLEQQPSENYSFGGAFTLVDGIIGNTRQLGKTWLGFQGKDVIATIDLGQKTSFSEVYFNTLENKGSWIHLAKSAQIFVSDDGKNFKIIKEIGKDEIQNSKGKIKLNVGTQNSRYIKLKIENAGIIPSGNPGADSKAWLFVDEIGVN; encoded by the coding sequence ATGCGACGTTTTCTTTTTATATTTTCTGCTCTTTTTTCTACTGCCTTTTCTGCTCAAAAGAGACCGAATTTAATCCCTTACCCCCAAAGTGTAACCATGCAGAATGGGAAATTTGTAATTCCAGAAACATTGATCCTGAATGATAAGCTGCCAAAAGAAGAAACAGAATATTTAAAAAAACGTCTCGGTTCCATGGTCAAATTTCAATCCAGTAGCAGTACGGAAAAAGTGCATGTGATGCACATGCTGGTTCCGCAGCCGAAAGTTCCCATTAATCCTGAAGGTGATAAAGAAAAATATACTATTGATATTTCTCCCAAAAGAATTTTTATCAGTTCCTATACTAAGCAAGGTTATTTCCTGGCCCTTCAGACATTGATTCAGCTGTTTGAAGAGCACAAAGAAGACCGGGAAATACCAACTATGGAAATTAGCGACAGTCCGAAATTTGCCTGGCGCGGAATGCATCTGGACGTTTGTCGCCATTTCTTTAATGTTGATGAGGTTAAACAATACATTGATTATTTAGCTATGTATAAGCTGAATACCTTTCACTGGCATCTTACAGATGATCAAGGCTGGAGAATTGAAATTAAAAAATATCCAAAACTTACCCAAATTGGTTCAAAACGTAAAGAATCGATGATGGGTGCTTATGTTGATAATACTTTTGACGGAAAGCCTTACGGCCCTTATTTTTATACTCAGGAACAGATTAAAGAGGTCATTAAATATGCCCAGCAAAGACACATTACTATTGTTCCGGAAATAGAAATGCCGGGTCATGCTTTAGCTGCATTATCTGCTTATCCGGAACTCGCGTGTACAAAAGGACCTTTTGAAGCAGCTACAAAATGGGGCGTTTTTGATGATGTTTTCTGCCCGAAAGAAGAGACATTCACTTTTCTTGAAAATGTTCTTGATGAAGTTATTGCGCTGTTTCCATCACAATATATCCATATCGGAGGTGACGAATGTCCGAAAACAAGATGGAAAGAATGTGCCCACTGTCAGGAACTGATTAAAAAAAATAATCTCAAAGACGAACATGGCTTACAAAGCTATTTCATCCAAAGAATTGAAAAATATGTCAACAGCAAAGGCCGGAAAATCATCGGTTGGGATGAAATTCTTGAAGGCGGCCTGGCCCCAAATGCTGCAGTGATGAGCTGGACGGGTGTGAATGGGGGAATAGAAGCCGCAAAATCAGGACACTTCGCTGTAATGACTCCGGGAGCTTATTGCTATTTCGATCATTATCAGGGCGACCCACAGTCTGAACCTAATGCTTTTGGAGGTTTTACCCCTTTAGATAAAGTATATTCCTACAATCCTGTTCCTGCAGAACTCAATGCAGAACAGGCAAAATATATTATGGGCGTTCAGGCCAATTTATGGACAGAATATATCACAGATTTTAAACAAGTGCAGTATATGATATTCCCTAGACTGATGGCACTTTCCGAAGTAGGATGGGGAACGGCAGATCCTAAAAATTATAAAGAATTTGAAGACAGGGTAATCAATCAGTTCAAAGTTCTGGATCAAATGAAAGTCAATTATGCAAAAAGCATTTACAACATTTCTAGTAAAGTAATTCCTGCTAATAATGGTATTTCTTACGAACTGACTGTATCACAAGATCCAAAGGGAATCCGATATACAACAGATGGAACAGAACCCTCAATAAATTCACAGGTTTATCAGGGACCAATTGCTGTTTCAAAATCTTTAACCGTTAAATCTGCTTATTTTGCAGATGGGAAACTGAAAAGTGCAGTTTCTTCACAGGAATTTACCATTTCAAAAACGACTGGAAAAAAGATTACGTTAGAACAACAGCCAAGTGAAAACTATTCTTTCGGCGGAGCTTTTACCTTGGTAGATGGAATTATCGGAAACACAAGACAGTTAGGAAAAACATGGCTGGGCTTTCAGGGGAAAGATGTCATTGCAACCATTGATCTTGGACAGAAAACATCATTTTCAGAAGTTTATTTTAATACCTTGGAAAATAAGGGAAGCTGGATTCATCTTGCAAAATCTGCACAAATCTTTGTTTCTGATGATGGTAAGAACTTCAAAATAATCAAAGAAATTGGGAAAGACGAAATCCAGAACTCAAAAGGAAAAATAAAGCTGAATGTAGGAACCCAGAATTCAAGATACATCAAACTAAAAATAGAAAACGCAGGAATTATTCCTTCAGGAAACCCCGGAGCAGATTCAAAAGCGTGGTTGTTTGTTGATGAAATTGGTGTAAATTAG
- a CDS encoding Crp/Fnr family transcriptional regulator, which produces MQDTILSSEFSSSPELVEKLYQYGITKSYSEGDIILDENASIRSIPIVMKGMIKVIRTEEDGREILLYYIQAGESCIMSFLGGMHQEKSIVKAEVEEDAEILFLPVDKVSLFIKEHPEWLDYIFRLYHKRFEELLDIINAIAFKKVDERLLDLLHKKYELTNSKTIVITHEQLANELGTARVVVSRLLKQLEEAGRVKLGRNKLTLS; this is translated from the coding sequence ATGCAAGACACCATTCTTTCCTCTGAATTTTCCTCCTCACCGGAACTTGTTGAAAAACTCTACCAATATGGCATCACCAAAAGCTATAGCGAGGGAGACATTATTTTAGATGAAAACGCTTCCATACGCTCTATTCCCATTGTGATGAAAGGAATGATCAAAGTGATCAGAACGGAAGAAGATGGAAGAGAAATACTGCTGTACTATATTCAGGCGGGAGAAAGTTGTATCATGTCTTTCCTGGGCGGAATGCATCAGGAAAAAAGTATAGTAAAAGCTGAAGTGGAAGAAGATGCTGAAATTCTTTTCCTGCCGGTAGATAAAGTTTCATTATTTATCAAGGAACATCCCGAATGGCTGGATTATATTTTCAGACTCTATCATAAACGTTTTGAAGAGTTACTGGACATCATCAATGCCATTGCTTTTAAAAAAGTAGACGAAAGGTTATTAGACCTTCTTCATAAAAAATATGAGCTTACAAATTCTAAAACCATTGTAATCACTCATGAACAGCTTGCCAATGAACTGGGAACCGCCAGAGTGGTAGTGTCCAGACTGCTCAAACAACTGGAAGAAGCAGGAAGGGTAAAGCTCGGCCGGAATAAACTTACGCTTTCTTAA
- a CDS encoding sulfite exporter TauE/SafE family protein yields the protein MEIIGYVAAILIGISLGLIGGGGSILTVPVLFYLFGLDAFIATEYSLFIVGISSAVGSFSYFKKGLVDLRTALIFGIPSIISIFLTRLYLVPLIPSDIFRIGDFILTRNIFLLLVFAGLMILASYKMIRKNAAIKTKGQNGKYQSFLAAGEGSAIGVLTGLVGAGGGFMIIPALVNLLKMPMKNAVGTSLVIISLNSLIGFSSSAGNAAIEWRFLWSFTAIAVAGIVIGSRFSRKIDGEKLKPAFGWFILAMGMYIFFKEIFL from the coding sequence ATGGAAATTATAGGATACGTAGCAGCAATTTTAATTGGGATTTCGTTGGGCTTAATAGGTGGTGGCGGAAGTATACTCACTGTTCCCGTGCTTTTTTATCTTTTTGGATTAGACGCTTTTATTGCCACAGAATATTCTCTTTTTATAGTAGGAATCAGCAGTGCTGTGGGATCATTTTCATATTTTAAAAAAGGGCTTGTAGATCTAAGAACCGCACTTATATTTGGCATTCCTTCCATTATATCTATTTTTCTTACCAGACTTTACCTGGTGCCGCTCATTCCGTCAGATATTTTCAGGATAGGTGATTTTATTCTGACAAGAAATATTTTTCTTCTTTTGGTTTTTGCTGGTTTGATGATCCTTGCCTCCTATAAAATGATTAGAAAAAATGCAGCAATAAAAACGAAGGGGCAAAATGGGAAATATCAGTCCTTTCTGGCAGCAGGAGAAGGTTCTGCTATAGGTGTTTTAACCGGATTGGTAGGAGCCGGCGGTGGTTTTATGATCATTCCCGCCTTAGTTAACCTCTTGAAAATGCCTATGAAAAATGCCGTTGGAACTTCACTCGTCATTATTTCTTTAAATTCTTTGATAGGTTTTTCTTCATCCGCTGGAAATGCAGCAATAGAATGGCGTTTTTTATGGTCTTTTACTGCTATTGCCGTTGCAGGAATTGTAATAGGCTCAAGGTTTTCCAGAAAGATCGACGGCGAAAAGCTAAAACCTGCTTTCGGATGGTTTATCCTGGCGATGGGAATGTATATCTTTTTTAAAGAGATCTTTTTATAA
- a CDS encoding rhodanese-like domain-containing protein, giving the protein MKIEQIYTGCLAQGAYYIMSDGEAAIIDPLRETQPYIEKLKKDGAELKYIFETHFHADFVSGHIDLSRKTGAPIVYGPTAQTEFEALIAEDGQIFRLGKVAIKILHTPGHTLESSSYLLMDEDGNEKALFSGDTLFLGDVGRPDLAQKTADMTREELAGLLYDSLYQKILPLKDDIIVYPAHGSGSACGKNMQKETEDTLGNQKKTNYALNQKDKASFITAITDGLLPPPPYFGMNVAMNKNGYNSFEEVLSKGMNALSHDQFEETAKNSGALVLDVRNNKKFAEGFIPQSVNIGLDGDFAPWVGALVIDVNQPLLLVTDKGYEEEAVTRLSRVGFDNVLGYLEGSFEAWEKSGKETDVVNRISAQYFEKEIKGKNAKILDVRKESEYNAEHIEGAYSRPLAYINEWINEINQEEHFYIHCAGGYRSMMAAGILMARGYRNFTEIEGGFNAIAKTDIPKSDFVCQTKILK; this is encoded by the coding sequence ATGAAAATTGAACAAATTTATACAGGATGTCTGGCTCAGGGAGCTTATTACATCATGTCAGACGGAGAGGCTGCTATCATAGATCCACTTCGTGAAACACAACCATACATAGAAAAACTGAAAAAGGATGGGGCAGAATTGAAATATATTTTTGAAACTCATTTCCATGCTGATTTCGTAAGCGGACATATAGATTTAAGCAGAAAAACAGGAGCTCCGATTGTATACGGACCTACTGCACAAACAGAATTTGAAGCCCTTATTGCAGAAGATGGGCAGATATTCAGACTTGGAAAGGTGGCTATAAAAATCCTTCATACCCCTGGACATACTCTGGAGAGTTCATCTTATCTGCTGATGGATGAAGATGGAAATGAAAAAGCCCTCTTTAGTGGTGATACCTTATTTTTAGGTGATGTGGGGCGTCCGGATCTGGCTCAGAAGACTGCAGATATGACCCGTGAAGAATTAGCAGGACTGTTGTACGACAGTTTATATCAGAAAATCCTTCCTTTGAAAGATGATATTATAGTATATCCTGCCCATGGTTCCGGATCCGCCTGTGGTAAAAATATGCAGAAGGAAACAGAGGATACATTAGGAAATCAGAAAAAAACAAACTATGCCCTTAATCAGAAAGATAAGGCAAGCTTTATAACGGCCATTACAGATGGATTGCTGCCTCCTCCTCCTTATTTCGGGATGAATGTTGCGATGAATAAAAATGGTTATAATAGTTTTGAAGAAGTACTATCAAAAGGAATGAATGCCCTTTCTCATGACCAGTTTGAAGAAACAGCAAAAAATTCAGGAGCTTTGGTACTGGACGTAAGAAATAATAAGAAATTTGCAGAAGGCTTTATTCCACAGTCTGTTAATATCGGGTTGGACGGTGATTTTGCGCCATGGGTAGGAGCTTTAGTTATAGACGTGAATCAGCCTTTACTGCTTGTTACTGATAAAGGATATGAAGAAGAAGCAGTTACCAGACTCAGCCGGGTAGGATTCGACAATGTTTTGGGATATCTGGAAGGCAGTTTTGAAGCCTGGGAAAAAAGTGGAAAAGAAACAGATGTTGTAAACCGTATTTCTGCTCAGTATTTTGAGAAGGAAATAAAAGGAAAAAATGCTAAGATCCTTGACGTGAGAAAAGAAAGTGAATACAATGCAGAACACATAGAAGGGGCATACAGCAGGCCTTTAGCTTATATCAATGAATGGATCAATGAAATAAACCAGGAAGAGCATTTCTATATACATTGTGCAGGAGGATACAGAAGTATGATGGCTGCAGGTATTCTTATGGCAAGAGGGTATAGGAATTTTACGGAA